A genome region from Anastrepha ludens isolate Willacy chromosome 3, idAnaLude1.1, whole genome shotgun sequence includes the following:
- the LOC128856291 gene encoding uncharacterized protein LOC128856291, whose amino-acid sequence MFKNFLKLRSVLPILALLFLLGILQVEGRKQRVSNGHVHTNSPRIYHLGVGVKVSNARANRGNDFIFIDGYDDGNGYQIICLERIIGMSYCPEVPNYAEATQLDKIDPQQFDPFKSYFQNDLIQSENVTSRVVDETGNCVTKSRVIYPQGGLTKESKWVLIVQHEQHKQGVLVSWCEKIELPCRHNLLYGYSRCKQRFVYKKFVVLVNGVMKEAMIKLPISCECALEADMAEIYIKSKVYSEFI is encoded by the coding sequence atgtttaaaaatttcttaaagctgCGTTCGGTATTACCGATTCTGgcgcttttatttcttttgggaATACTTCAAGTCGAAGGCAGAAAGCAACGTGTGTCCAATGGTCATGTACATACAAATTCACCAAGAATATACCACCTCGGAGTCGGCGTAAAAGTATCCAATGCAAGAGCAAACAGAGGAAACGATTTCATATTCATCGACGGGTACGACGACGGTAATGGCTATCAAATCATCTGCCTTGAACGAATTATTGGAATGTCATATTGTCCAGAAGTGCCAAATTATGCGGAAGCTACACAATTGGACAAGATCGACCCCCAACAATTCGATCCGTTCAAATCATATTTCCAGAATGATTTAATACAATCGGAAAACGTGACTAGTCGTGTGGTGGATGAGACGGGGAATTGCGTTACTAAGTCACGCGTAATTTATCCCCAGGGTGGCCTCACCAAAGAATCCAAGTGGGTGCTGATCGTGCAACATGAGCAGCACAAGCAAGGAGTGCTAGTGAGCTGGTGTGAAAAGATTGAGTTGCCTTGCAGACATAATTTGTTGTACGGCTATTCGAGATGTAAACAACGTTTCGTCTATAAGAAATTTGTGGTATTGGTGAATGGGGTGATGAAGGAGGCGATGATTAAATTACCGATCTCCTGCGAATGCGCTCTGGAAGCCGATATGgctgaaatatatattaaatctaaagtttatagtgaatttatttaa